gctgtgtgctgttataGAGCAGCtgcgtcccaccccagaggtggctgcatttcagtgggttTCCGGGAGTTTGCACAACACCCTGAGCACAGTGGATAGGCCATCTGACTACCCAGCAGGCTGAAAAGCTGAGCAAACTCAGATGCGGCTATATTACGCTTCCCCAATTCACCGCGCTCCTGATTTTCCAAAGGTTTGTGTCATTCCCCCAACAAATAATCAGGGCTCTGTtgtaacacattttaatttttgcaGCCCCCTCTCGCTACAAAAGTATCCAAGGTGCTTTGTAGTAAAGAGACCTAAAGGTAAAATAAACATCTGTATCAAACCAGATGGGAAACCAAGAGGCTGTGATGTAAAACCAAGGGGCTGTGCCAAAGGCCTGAAGTAAAATTTTTCATCAAAAGGGACTGACACCCTGGGACTTCTGGGACTAAAAGAGAGGAAGCTCCAGAGAGCCGAGGTCCCAAAAGCAAAGataaagggcttgattctcccctcattttcaccagtgtaaaaagtcgctccactgatgtcaatgcagATGAAACTGATGTAAGGCAGTGGAGACTCAAGGTCAAAACTAGTACTTCTGTAGCACCTCCGTGTTCCTGGTTCCTGGGTTCAGATCTCAAAAGGCACCATGGTCTTTATGTCACAAGAACATCAGAACAGCCAgcctgggtcagagcaatggtccatccagcccaggatcctgtcttccgacagtggccagtgccagttgcttcagagggaatgaacagaacaggacaatgtATTGAGTGGTTCATCCccagtcatccagtcccagtttctggcagtcagaggtttagggacacccagagcatggggttgcatccctgaccatcttggctaagaggcattgatggacctctcctccatgaacttatctaattctttttttaacccagtcatacttttggccttcacaacatcccctggcaacgagttccccaggttgactgtgtgttgtgcagAGTagcacttccttatgtttgttttaaacctactgccaattgatttcattgggtgccccctggttcttgtgttatgcgaaggggtaaataacacttccttattcactttctctgcaccattcataatcttatagacctcagtcatatccctccccccttaatcatctcttttctaaaccaACCAGTCCCActccttttaatctctcctcatacagaagctgttccatactcctatcATTTTTGttggactttttccaattctaatatatctttttttgagatggggcatccagaactgcaggcagtattcaagatatggacgcccatggatttatatagtggcattgtggtatgttctgtcttatctatccctttcctaatggttcctaacattgtgttAGCttctttgactgctgctgcacattgaacaggTTTTCAGAGAatgatccacaatgactccaagatctctttcttgagtggtaccagctaattttgaccccatcattttgtatgtacagttgggattatgttttccaatgtgcctcactttgtatttatcaccactgaatttcatctgccattttgttggagTCAGAAGCTCACAGAGAGGATGTTATAGCATTAACAGGAAGAGGAGAAATGTGAAAGTGGCttgggctgggtttttttttggtcacaACCTGTCTGTCAAAACTGATGCCGGCAATTCACCCACTTGGCGCTGGTACCAATGTACAGTTATCAGGGTTTGCCGGGATCAGGAGTGCACTTGATTTTAATTGCCTGCATGTAATTATGCAATTGAACATTGCCCTTTGATCGATGAAGCAATGCCATCTCATCAGCTTCCCAACCGAGTCAGATGGGGGGTTTCCGATTGGTTAGCCCAGGCCTGGGTGGCAACCAGGGGGGTGACCTAGGAAGAGAGGAGGAAGAACAACTTGGTGACACAAGACTGTGATTTGAGGCATGAGCTGATCACTAGAGAGTGTGTCATGAGGGAATCTATCCTTGGTTATGATTAATTGATAACGATTAGTtcttttattatgtatttattacCTAGATTTCTAATTCAGCCAACACCCTGGTATCGGTACCCGACTGGGATAAAATCACACACCTGGGACGGGAGAATTACCCGTCTTCTACAGCATCTGGGACCAGCCAAGATCAGCAGCAGAATACTGCTCTACAAGGAGCATGGTCCTCATGATGCTCAGAGTCAGAACTAAAGGCAGTATCATCTCTTTGACCCTCTGTCTCACACAGCGATATGAATTTATAAATGAATGCAGTTAGTTCTCCTATGGGCtgggaggaagaaagagagaaTGTTATTGTTCTTTCTGTTTTAAAACCCGTAGGAAGGGCTCAGATGCTCTGGAGGCAGGGAGCCATCTGAGTAGCTAGGCAGACAGATGGATGATAGACAAACAGAAAGGTGGGTCTCACTGCATCCTTCCAACTTCTCCAAAAACTCTAAGATTTATTATTGATGAGAACACCTGGAAATCTGCATGATGAAAACTAAAGTTACAGAAATTGTTATTCCCAGCTAATAACTCCGTAAAACCCCAGACCTTCCACTCCCACCATCCTTCTGTTCACCCAGTCCTACTCACTCATCTCCAGGTCATCAACCCCATCCCTCGATCCATCCCTCATCCCTACCCCACCTCACTATCCACCCTatcccatccctccatcccgcaccctaccccaaccccctatcccccaccccctcattccCATCCTACTCCATCTCTTATTCCTCCACCCTATCTCATCCCTTCATCCCCACCCTACTCCACCCCCtatcccccaacccctcatctccaCCCTACTCCATCCCCTtatccctccaccccatccctcaCCACCTCAACCCTCATCCCCATCATCCTTCCCACCTTACTCCATCCCCTTATCCCTCCACCCTATCTCATCCCTTCACTCCACACTCTACCCccacttctcctccccatccccttccctacCCCATCCCTCCATCGCCTCCCTACCCCCACCCTcatccctccaccccatcctctaccccatcccccaccctacTCCCATCCCATCTCTCTTTCCCCGCTCATCCCATCACCCCTACCACCACCCCTCTACCCCATCCCCTtgtccctccatccctcctccttcccctcatcCTTCCATCCCCCTCCCTACTCCCACCCCTCaaccccatcccctcatccctccaccccatcccatcccaacTCCTCCCCATCACTTCACCCCTCTACCCCATCCCCTcgtccctccaccccaccccatctccttcccctcaTCCCTCCATCCGTCCCTTACCATCTCATCTCTCGACCCCCATTCCCATCATCCCTCCCACCTTACTCCATCCCCTTATCCCTTCACACTATCTCATCCCTTcactccacccccaaccccatcccctcaccccaccaccccatcccatccctcctTCTTCCCCTCATCCTTCCATCCCCTCCTACTCCCACCCCTCaaccccatcccctcatccctccaccccatcccatcccaacTCCTCCCCATCACTTCACCCCTCTACCCCATCCCCTcgtccctccaccccaccccatctccttcccctcaTCCCTCCACCGTCCCTTACCATCTCATCTCTCGACCCCCATTCCCATCATCCCTCCCACCTTACTCCATCCCCTTATCCCTTCACACTATCTCATCCCTTcactccaccccctaccccatcccctcatccctccaccccatcccatccctcctTCTTCCCCTCATCCTTCCATCCCCtaccccatcccctcatccccttcCTAACCCCACCCCTCTACCCCATCCCCACCTTACTCCCCCAtctctccttcccctcagccctccaccccatcccatccctccgtcttcccccatccctccaccccatcccctcatccccttcCTAACCCCACCCCTCTACCCCATCCCCACCTTACTCCCACCccatctctccttccccctccccgcatcccctccccaccccgcgaTCTCCCGCTTCCCATCCCTCTCCCTGCGCGTCCCCGCTGGCGCGCACGCGGCGAGCGCTGCCTTGCCCGGCGCCGCGCCTCGCAGCCGGGAGCGCGCTCTCGCGAGACTCTCgcggcctcccctcccctcccctcgccagCCGGGAGCGCccgcccctcccagcctggctcgcTCCGGTGCGGCCCCGCCTGCGATGCAGCCCGGCCCCGCGCGCTGACTCCCTCCGGCctccgctgccccctccccggccaGGCCGCAAAGCCCCGGCCTCGCGTAGCGCGGCTCGCCGAGCCCCGCGGGGGGTAGGGCGGCCCCGGGCCGGGCCATGCGGCGGGGCCCCTGCTAGGCTCCGCGGGACAGGAGGGAGGCCCCGGCCCGGCCATGCCGGCCAAGAGGAAGCCGGTGCTGCCGGCCCTGACAATCACCCCGACCATCGCCGAGGGCCCGAGCCCGGACGGCTCCTCCGAGTGAGTGCGGGGCGGAGGGGGACCCGGGCCGGGGGCGGAGAGGGCCGGGGGTGACCCGGGCCGGGGGCGGAGAGGCCGGGGGCGACCCgggccgggggcagagagggtgcggggggcaggcggggtgCAGGGAAGCCGGGTTGGAGGGGAGGCCAAAGTAGGCGGCTGGGGAGCGGGAGCCcggcctggggccggggggaacccaggcctggggGGCGTGTGGGGCACGGGAGCCCGGCTGGAGGGGGAGTccagagtggggggctggggagccgggggggggctgggaaccgtgagtggggctctgtggggcagggggcatgggaggagccggggcaggaGGTGCCCCCCCCTCGGAGGGaacggcaggggtgggggcaggagctcAAGTGGAAATGGGGCGATGAGAGGGGTCGCCCCCAGGGGACCAAGGGAAGGGCAGGGAAGTGGCCGGGGTTCGGACGCCCGAGACAAAGGCACCTGGCCGGGCTTCTCACACTGGCTGGGGACGTGGGAGTGGGGTGAGAGAGGTGGTGCTGGGGGTACTGGGGATGGTGGGGTAGTCATGCTGCGGGAGTGGGTGGACCGGAGAGACAAAGGGGGCTCAGATGCTGGGGGCTTTACAGGTACTCCCCATAAACCCCTCGCAAACTATAAAGAGTCACCTGTCCTAAGTGCTTGGAGCTCTGCCCAATTCTTCACCATAAACATTTACCTGTGAATGTAAAGTTAGGAAACAaagctggggggatggggtgctattgccagggaagagggggtgggCTCTAGGTGTCAGGGTTGGCAGGTGATCGTAAAAAGCACCTTcagaaaaaaagacattttaggaTGGCGAATTAAAATTGTGGATTAAAGGGCTGTGGATTGATGGATTTCGAAGGGGAAATAGCTCCACACCGTTGGGCCTACCACACTGACAATCCAGTCTTCTCCTGACCAAAGATATCCTAACAGGAGCACCAAAAGGCAGATGGTGTCAGAGCATAAATACCACATTGTGCTTGGATAATAGATAGGCTTCGTGTTTGGGCAGGATGGTGAGGGGTGTAGTGTTTTAAGCTGGGGGATTTGCATGACTTCATGGAAAGTCCCTCTCATGTTACTTAGTGGGCTGCCTAGCTGTATCCCTGGTTTCAGAAAGGGGAGCGGCTGCTGGCACAGCTTGCTCCTCTCCCGGCAGTGagcagcactgctgctggagCGCCTTTAAGGTTTTAATGATTCCCCCTGGTTTCGCTTAAATGGCtgattgtaaaaaaaaatgcatctctGTAAGGGATCTGTGCTTCTGGGAAGATGTTGCATCATTTTTCTCCaatatggcaattcttatgtccCTATCAGTAACATTCCAGGGTTCGTGCCTTTGTAATAAGGCGTCATTTGTTTATGTTTCTGCCATATCAAGATTTGAATCTGAATACACATCGCTTTGGAGAAGATTTTCCTCTTAGCTTCCTTCTCCCTATCGGCAGTGCTGAAGGGGTCCAACATAAACTATATATGGGACTTGTATTACGCTGGGCCTTTTTGGCTGTTTGTGTAGCTAGCAAACAGCCAGAGTTCCAGTTTTGCCATCTCCTCTGGAGGAAGGGACGTCAAATTCTCTGTCTTTAGCAGAGACCTAACCGGCTCTAACAGTttgtcctgctccttcctgtttTTCTTCAGGGCAAACCTGGTCGATCTGCAGAAGAAGCTGGAAGAATTGGAATTGGATGAGCAGCAAAAGAAGAGGCTAGAGGCTTTCCTCACCCAGAAAGCCAAGGTTGGGGAGCTGAAGGATGACGACTTTGAGAGGATCTCCGAGCTGGGAGCTGGCAACGGTGGGGTGGTCACCAAAGTACAGCACAAACCCTCAGGACTCATTATGGCACGAAAGGTAAAAGAGGCGGCAAGTAAATTGTCCTTATGCTCGTGTTGGCCTATcgtgccacacaggagagaggttGTAATAGCAGATTACTCTGGTACAAAAGCAGGACTTTGCCCATCCTAACCCTTCTGCTTCCTTAAATGAATTCCATACTGGTAAAGGGTGCCTGATTATGAACCCTGGAGACCAAGTTTCCTAGGTATCCTTAGAACAGGCATTACCCAGGCAGCAGAACTGTTCTTTTCTCTGTGCTTCAACCCTGACCTGGAGCATCCCCTCTTGGGGTGAGAAGAGAGTTTAGTCTCCTTGTCCTTTATGCTGAAACTACCAGCAACGGTGACTCTTGTGATAGGGATACTAGCAAATGAATTGAAGTTTCTCAAACTCTTTATGCATGAGCCACCAATCATCAGTTGATCCTGACTTTCTGCCACTGTTGACCTGAGCTGGATTTGACACAGTGGCACAAAGATGAGATTCTTCCATAATTAATTCTCTGAGAAATCCAGTCTTCTGTCCCCTTCTTCAGTATTAGCCCATGGAACATGAGTTGTACTATGACAAACCCTATGTACTGTTTAGAGCATGTTCATGCTTTATCTTTGCATTAGAGCAGCTCTTAACTCAACTAAATTGGATGAGGTTTGTGGGAAAGTTGTACAGTTTTCAGGGGCGAGGTGTAGCTAACAAGGAGAGAAAAAGTGTGGCAGAACCTGCAGAAAGAAGTGCAGAGGACAGGTCAGTTAAAGTGGTTCCTGGACTGTTTGCCACTTGCTATGCATTAGATCATACTCAGCAACAAAGTCCCAGAGATCCTTGTGCCTTGAGACGTCCTTTCTCAACCTCCAACTTAATATGTTTGTTAATGCTAGAATAGTTCTGTGAGGAGCCTTGTGAGTTTGTCACGAAAACTTACTGTCCCAGACACACAATTTGTTCATCCACCTAATGATACCTAATAATGGAAATAAATAATTTACCTgcctgtccaaaaaaaaaaaaaaaagggctaaCCTTCCGTGAGAGAACACGTATGATTTCTGTCGGTTGTTTAGATCCATGATGTGACTTAACTTGAAACTCTGGTCTCTTGTCTTATAGGGATGAATTTTAAAAGCAACAGGTAAAATTCTATGGGTCTGATGAGCCAATATGTCCCACTGACTGGCTTCCCCTGGAAAACAGTATCTGTATAGCCTTCCACAGTAGCATCTCGCTTGGGAGTACTGGAGCTGGAAGGGTGTCCAGATTTTGAGCATTGTCAAACTTAGGGCTGTAAGTTGTTGGTGCAAACCTTCCCTGTCTCCCCATGTAGAATGATAGAAGTCCCAGGAGACTCTGAAGCGTGTAATGGCGATCACTATTGTTTGAGAGTGGCTTGATTTTTCTAGCGGCTACAGCTTCCCTTCCTGCGAGGTATTCCTTGCACATCGATAAACTGGTCCTACATGGAGCCCAAGGAATAATGCATCTGCTCCTCAACTTTCAAACAACTCCCTCTTAGTGATCAGGTTTTAGTTCTTTGGTTTCTTTGGGATTCAAACACCCTTTATAGTGCCTGTAGAGATGGCTTTTTTTGTGATAAACATTTACTAGGTGGGGTGTCGTCTCTGCACCCAGCTTGCTACATTGGTTTTCTGCACTGTACCCTGTATTGTCAGCCTGGGGGTGACTAGTGTGCTCCCTTGCATTCTGTGCAGGATGCAGAAATCAAGAGTAGTTTGGTAACCGTAGGGCGAACAGCTCTCACCAGCACAGGACAAAGTGGGGCTCTTTCAAACCCCTCTCCTGCGTCTCCCTTCCCTTACTTCCAGGCTACAGCTGCATGTTCTTGTAGCTGCTCCTTGATTCTGTTGTTTGATTTTTCTCTCTTTGCAGCTGATTCATTTAGAAATTAAACCCGCCATTCGTAATCAAATTATCCGAGAGCTGCAGGTCCTGCACGAGTGTAACTCTCCGTACATTGTGGGTTTCTATGGAGCGTTCTACAGCGATGGAGAGATCAGCATCTGCATGGAGCACATGGTGAGCCTAAACTCCCTCCTTTtaagctgctgctctccagtgcTGTATACTGGGCAGATCCCTCTGGGTTGTAGATGCAAAGGAGTATGTGATGCTAGAGTTTTTTCTGATAGCAAAGGCTTGTTGCTCAGGGCGTGAGTGGTGGAGCTGGGACATCAGACTCTGTCTAGGAGCTGCACAGCCCTACTTGGGCGGCTAAAATACAGAGAAATAGACTTTCTGGAAAGCGGAAGTGGTGGTTTTGGGGTCCAGCCAAGAGGAAATGTTGCAAACCCTCCACTGAACAGAATTCACTGAACTGCAGTGTGCATCTTCCGCTGTATCTGGCGGGGAGGGCGTGTTGTATCCCCTCCGCATTGGTGCAGCCAGCACTGCCTTTGCATTGACAGTAGTGTGTAGGGGAAACAGTGCAGAAAGCCTGTGACATTAATTTGTTAGACGATGCCATTAAAATGGCATTTCCTATGATAGCAAAGTTTAATCATGAAGTGCTTAGCAAGAGATGGGCGTATCCTCGGAACACCCATCTGTGGTGATTACCCGAGAGATCTTCCTTAATCTGTGAACAGTCTGATCTGGTGTTACTGACTAGTGAACCCAGATGTGTTACACTGCTCAGTCCTCATAGGTATGTAAATGTGGAGCCTAGAGCTGGGAAACATTTTTCAGGCCAtttatcttattttattttcctgCCAGTGCTCAGTTAACTTCTCTGCTCTGGATTTAGGATGGAGGCTCTCTGGATCAAGTGTTGAAAGAAGCCAAAAGGATTCCTGAGGAGATCTTGGGGAAAGTCAGCATAGCGGTGAGTATCCCTCTCCCAGAGCTCACTCAAAACCCAAAGGGAAGAGGAGAGGCTTCCCTCCACCACGCATATTGTTATTGTATCATCAACTAGGAGTCAAAAGAATAACCATATGAGCTGGGAAGTTAGTATATTTCAGACTATTTGCTGCAGCCCCAGGTGGGATGGTAGAAACTGGTGTAGGAGCCTCATGGAAAGCTTCCATCGAGCCAGTGAACCAGTGACTTCATATCTAACACTGTGGGATTTTCAATTGTCTGAAAGTTTTATCTCCTTAAGCAGAGTGGATCTAAAGTGCAGCCAACATTTGCTCGGCTGTGTGTCGGTTACTCCCTAAAGCTGAAGCCCTTAGTTGCTACAGGGAGGCTTTACTGGTGATGTTGCAGTATTACAGGATCTTAAGGCTGTGCAGGATCTCTCTCCAAAGGGAAAGACTTTTCCTTCCCAGCTTTTACCTCTTTCTGTCCTTCGGTTTTCTTCTAGGTTCTGCGTGGTTTGGCCTATCTAAGAGAGAAGCATCAGATCATGCACAGAGGTGAGAGGGGAGAATCTAAAAATAGCTTCTCATGACAACCAGAGACCTGGATTGTTCTTACCTAGCATTGCGCATACattttttatctctctctctctcttttctattCTCAGATGTGAAACCTTCTAACATCCTGGTCAATTCCCGGGGAGAGATAAAGCTATGTGACTTTGGGGTTAGCGGTCAGCTCATTGACTCCATGGCAAACTCCTTTGTGGGGACTCGATCCTACATGTCTGTAAGCCCCTTTATTCTTATGCAAACCTTTAGATGTATTCTACAAGGGACAGGGATTTACCACTGTCAGGAACCAGACAGAGCGTTAGCATAGTGTCCAGGATCACTCACAACTCCACCAGGATCTCTTAGCCTGGCCTGTAGTATCCTGCTGTTACACCCTTCTATGTCGAAACAAGCAACCTGGCCAACCAGAGAGGTAGTTGTAATATATGGACAAATCATTGAGGGCTAGATCAAAACCTCACTTCACTTCTGTCTCCAGCCTGATTTATTTTGTAGATGTACAAAGAACACTTAAGTGCACTTACATAAATCTGCACCTTTTAAAGGAATGCCATCAACCTTAAAACGAGTCCGTTTCAAAAAAGAGTTAAAAGTAGTTTGAAGTCCTATATGTGCTCCTGAGTTCCCCTGACAATATTTGTGGGCTTAGAGTTGCACTTGAACTTCAGATAGAGGTGAGACGTCTGAGTTGAAGTTCCTTTAATCATTAGATGCTGTTGGGCTTTCTCTTTCTATTCACACAGTCTGGGGGCAATGTAACTTCTCTATCTGCAGTGGAATTGTTGCATATTGACACTTATGTGTCTGTGAAAACTTGCACAACTCCCATTCTAGCCAGCGTCCTTTGCTTTCATTAGCAGGAGATTTACTGACCAGGATAATTACAAAACTCTAAATCTGTGCTAGCACTTGGTCCTTAGCTTGTTTGCCTCAGCGGGGCGGCGTACAGTGTTCATCTCCCCAGCTTGACGGCTAGGAACAAAGATGTGGGTTCTTAGGGGTGCTGTCAGCCTGCACTTGTGTCCTTCACTCTGAGCTTCTTTGTATTTTGGGCACTGTTCCTCTTCAAGTGCAGTTATAGTTAGGAcagagactgaaaaaaaaaaacaaaaaccctcctCTTCTTTCTCAGTCCCTCAGCTCTGTGTGATTTTTGAGTCATATCTCTACTGGCAGCTGTGACTCCTGTTGGTTCTGCAGTGATGTAAGAAGCAGAAAACCCAGCTCGGTTTTCAGATTCTATTTGGGAGTTTGTAGTATggggcagggtttttttttacgtGTATACTGAGTAAACTAGATCTGAATACACTGAGAAAATAACCCCAGGGTGCCAGTCACTCTTCTGGCCATAGCGGAACTTAAAGAAGAGCTGCACTCAAGTAGCATTTAAGTGTATAAAACCTGCACTACACATTCTGTGGACATGACCTTTCTAGGTAGAAgaaatccccccctccccggctccccaTATTTCCTCTGAGCATATTAATGTTTCCTGCTGGTGTCAAGAGTTGCAGGCCCTCAGAGGATTCTAGTTTGGAAACTCACACAGTCTTCTTTATAAACAGCCTGTCCCCGCAGCAATTCAGCCTTGAAACAGAAAAAATGCACTAAGAAAGAGCCACTTTagcctgggtggggggggtaggggggggagagaggtagTCGTGTCTATTTCATTTAAATGTATAATTAGTGGGGAGTGTTTTGTATCCTTCCGTATGAGGCGGAGTTTCTCTGCAGTAACGTGCCATAGCCACAAATTACTTCCAGTCAATGGGGTCTCTTCCATGTAGTGACCTCTCTTCTGTTGGGAAGTACAGTTTGACTGAGGCACATCTGTGACTTTTCATTACAGCCTGAGCGGTTGCAGGGCACTCATTACTCAGTTCAGTCCGACATCTGGAGCATGGGTCTCTCCCTGGTGGAGCTGTCTATCGGAAGGTACCCAATCCCCCCACCAGACTCCAAGGAACTGGAAGCGATATTTGGCCGTCCCATGGTCGATGGGGCAGAGGGAGAACCTCACAGCATCTCACCGCGGCCCAGACCCCCAGGGCGCCCTGTCAGTGGTAGGGGCCGAAATTGACACCTGTCTGCTGGGATGGTTTTTGGTTTATGGGGCTGGGTTAGAAGTATGAAACAAGCCAGGACCATTCATTGGCTTTCATCATTTCTCTGCATTTGGACAGTTGAAGCGAGGCAAATACCTAAGGGTTCTAATGGGAATGTGTTCTGCAGAAGACTGGCCTATACCTAAACACTGGAAGCAGAACCAGCACTAACTTGCTTCTCTGGTTTTTACAAAATACGTGTGTAAAATCAGTCTCCCATAAAGGCAGCACACACATGAAGGCCAAGTTGTTccaaaatgactagtgatttggggtgctcaacttgagacgctttgaaaggagcctgattttcagaggcctgGTGTTTagccctttgaaaatcaggtccctttaaggaGTGTCAGGTTGGGCCCACAGAATCattggaaaatcttggcctaactGTGCAGATCTTGAGTTGGAAATTTCTCTCTCTAGCAGCGTGATATTGCTTTGCTGACTAACTTTGTTGGTGAGAAGCGACAGCCCTGGAGGCAAGTGCTGTTACCCACGGGTCAGGTGCAGCATTTGTA
This sequence is a window from Mauremys reevesii isolate NIE-2019 linkage group 26, ASM1616193v1, whole genome shotgun sequence. Protein-coding genes within it:
- the MAP2K2 gene encoding dual specificity mitogen-activated protein kinase kinase 2; amino-acid sequence: MPAKRKPVLPALTITPTIAEGPSPDGSSEANLVDLQKKLEELELDEQQKKRLEAFLTQKAKVGELKDDDFERISELGAGNGGVVTKVQHKPSGLIMARKLIHLEIKPAIRNQIIRELQVLHECNSPYIVGFYGAFYSDGEISICMEHMDGGSLDQVLKEAKRIPEEILGKVSIAVLRGLAYLREKHQIMHRDVKPSNILVNSRGEIKLCDFGVSGQLIDSMANSFVGTRSYMSPERLQGTHYSVQSDIWSMGLSLVELSIGRYPIPPPDSKELEAIFGRPMVDGAEGEPHSISPRPRPPGRPVSGHGMDSRPAMAIFELLDYIVNEPPPKLPNGVFTQDFQEFVNKCLIKNPAERADLKMLMNHAFIKRSEVEEVDFAGWLCKTLRFNQPSTPTRTAM